One Drechmeria coniospora strain ARSEF 6962 chromosome 01, whole genome shotgun sequence genomic region harbors:
- a CDS encoding cytochrome P450 3A31, which yields MVNKQEHARRRRIVSQGLSDAALRSHEPTLISHIKKCFALATEADTGAPQNGWTRPQNMSNWFNWLTFDVMGDVVFGVQYDLLGSPTNRGIPEAIEQSNVRVSVLLQGPILRKIGRVDRWLFPKAIEARNQFLHFVSGLVDRVMNSECEEKARTVVSALKSARDPVTGEILTAKEILAESTTLCVAGADTSSTALAAAFFYLASTPRAYKRLQDEVRSAFGSVDEIRAGPKLSKLTYLRACIDEALRMSPPAGSSLWREIQTGGATVDGQVLPAGVEAGVPIYGIHHNAEYFPAPFEYIPERWLHAEKILAGREVEAARAAFCPFSIGSRSCVGKGMAMLELGLAVAYAVYKFEFFMADESKILKGWGMRGEFPLADHITGSKK from the coding sequence ATGGTCAACAAACAGGAGCACGCTCGCCGAAGACGCATCGTTTCTCAGGGGTTATCGGACGCCGCATTGAGATCTCACGAGCCGACGCTAATATCGCACATCAAGAAGTGCTTCGCATTGGCTACAGAGGCGGACACGGGTGCACCACAAAATGGCTGGACACGGCCGCAGAATATGTCAAACTGGTTCAACTGGCTGACGTTCGACGTAATGGGTGACGTTGTATTCGGTGTTCAGTATGACCTTCTTGGATCACCAACAAATCGGGGAATACCGGAAGCCATTGAGCAATCCAATGTTCGTGTGAGCGTCTTGTTGCAAGGCCCGATCCTCCGGAAGATTGGCCGCGTGGACCGCTGGTTGTTTCCCAAGGCCATCGAAGCTCGCAATCAGTTCCTTCACTTCGTCAGTGGTCTTGTTGACCGTGTCATGAATTCTGAATGTGAAGAAAAAGCACGCACCGTCGTATCGGCCTTGAAGTCGGCGCGTGACCCCGTTACAGGTGAAATTCTCACGGCCAAAGAAATCCTGGCCGAGAGCACAACACTCTGCGTGGCCGGAGCAgacacgtcgtcgacagcatTGGCGGCAGCCTTCTTCTATCTGGCCAGCACACCTCGCGCTTATAAACGACTCCAGGACGAAGTTCGCTCGGCCTTTGGGTCCGTTGACGAGATTCGGGCAGGCCCAAAGTTAAGCAAGCTCACTTATCTCAGGGCCTGCATTGATGAAGCGCTACGGATGTCCCCTCCAGCGGGATCTTCGCTGTGGCGAGAAATACAGACCGGGGGCGCCACGGTTGATGGTCAGGTTCTACCTGCGGGTGTCGAAGCGGGCGTGCCAATCTACGGCATCCATCATAACGCAGAATATTTCCCAGCGCCGTTCGAGTACATACCCGAGCGTTGGCTTCACGCTGAGAAGATTCTCGCAGGGAGAGAGGTGGAAGCCGCCCGAGCGGCCTTCTGTCCCTTCTCTATCGGCAGCCGGAGTTGCGTTGGGAAAGGCATGGCCATGTTAGAACTCGGCTTGGCTGTGGCGTACGCAGTGTACAAGTTTGAGTTTTTCATGGCTGATGAAAGCAAGATTCTCAAAGGTTGGGGCATGAGAGGGGAGTTTCCGCTCGCCGATCACATCACAGGTTCTAAGAAGTGA
- a CDS encoding fatty acid synthase subunit alpha reductase, whose amino-acid sequence MRSHEPTAGAEAASLRNNEIARTLLIELLAHQFCFPVQWIDTQDLILGKRRIERIVEIGPGSTLVNMAKRTIAQKYALGDTAQNLPRHLLSFHQNLDRICYDQLVEISNLKAASTMCQTSNQECTTMTATSAPTESTPATHAQTSVIPALRASTVDVEDRAVDAAKVASMIISLSFKKPMEEINTSKSIKALSGGRSTLQNEIIGDLATEFGAIPEGTEDMPIDAFCSVMQETFPGKLGAKSLSLVEKMISQRFPGTFQNGDIRQHLKQRWGFKSGRQDSVLLMIANSPPQSRLPNDADAKSFIDNIVQLYITKTGLILPSESAPMGGSEIHEMVSSEVVESMESRQKTVLEEQLRLYARLIGVDLYTPYSTQHALCQRISELEGQLDEWNVEHGEEYASGIQQIFSPLKARHYDSWWNWAMQDLLVLISMVSKYKKGIEPSIERLKSRVIQKAHPRLISTVRHLISEASDSDVADMMVEILPNCEASINRQAAVYRSCQSMAPMTVIESSGKVVYSETPRPKHGGSKHGADLDSHDRLLRFGRKSIHGWDYDDELSRILHDVLGDATTMGLCFSELNVLVTGAGVGSIGCELVAKLLTAGAHVVVTSSSYSPKVTRFYQDLFAEHGGKGSKLVLAPCNQACVRDVEALVEFIYSETGLGMDLDYVVPFAAIVENGKSLDRIDSRCELAHRVMLTNTLRLLGEVKQQKEVRGITTRPAQVVLPLSPNHGSFGSDGLYAESKLGLESLFAKFHSEDWSEYLLVCGALIGWTRGTGLMSDNDIVSEGMEKLGVRTYSRDEMAFNILSLMHPTVVSLCIDEPLLADLSGGMALVADLKCHTSRLRDSINQISEERKSMALESTKDSPFVEFEADIEPQANIVFEFPPLPDWTADIQPLTEQLQGLVDLDRVAVVTGFSEVGPWGNSRVRWDMEVNGTLSLESCIELAWIMGLVKAHSGTIDGHPYSGWIDAATGQPIEDGKIRDKYETYMLQHSGIRFAEPKQGSQSWTDLEALHEVEILRDQDPIDVSNETAGQLLMAHGNYVQITAIEETGQSRIVLKKGAKIMIPKLLPTPQTVAGQIPTGWEPSTYGVPEEIIMQVDPVTLYALVAAAEAFQSAGISDPYELYNHLHVTDVANCVGSGFGGISSMRKIFKERYQDQPAAKDVLAESFISSSSAWINMLLLSAAGANKTPVGACATALESLDTACDLIQAGKAKVCLAGGFDDMLKEISEEFANLKATMNADEDLARGRGPSEMSRPATATRNGFIESEGAGIQIITSASVALKMGLPIYGVVALTRTAMDKASRSIPAPGRGLLGAAIQHQDKYDSPLMSMEYRKRSLRMRMQQALEMRQLQLSYLEVEIDQLKREGHKVDENEYRQQRVDSIEGDAIRDKKEAQNLYGNQFWIHDNRIAPIRGALAVWGLTVDDIDVVSFHGTSTKANERNEAAVINEQFRHLGRKKGNVVPVVCQKALTGHPKGAAGAWMLNGCMQLMHDGKIPGNRNADNIDAALEEFDYLVFPNKNIDKPEVKAFITQSFGFGQKGSMAIGVHPKYLFATMQQQEFTEYEQKRRQRERMAIRNFHERMSNNSVFQAKETSPHVADDSSILLDPTVRAEC is encoded by the coding sequence ATGAGAAGTCATGAACCAACCGCGGGCGCTGAAGCAGCCTCCCTAAGGAACAATGAGATCGCCCGCACCTTGCTCATAGAGCTTCTGGCCCACCAGTTTTGTTTTCCTGTGCAATGGATTGACACCCAAGATTTGATACTCGGTAAGAGGCGGATAGAGCGGATCGTGGAAATAGGACCAGGAAGCACCCTTGTCAATATGGCAAAACGAACCATAGCGCAAAAGTATGCTCTAGGTGATACCGCGCAGAACTTGCCGCGGCACCTGTTAAGCTTTCATCAAAACCTAGACAGAATATGCTACGACCAATTGGTTGAAATTTCCAACCTGAAGGCAGCATCTACCATGTGCCAGACTTCGAACCAGGAGTGTACGACAATGACTGCTACTTCTGCACCAACTGAATCGACACCTGCTACTCATGCACAAACCTCGGTCATCCCCGCGCTGAGAGCGAGCACGGTCGATGTTGAAGACAGGGCGGTCGATGCTGCCAAGGTTGCCTCAATGATCATTAGTCTTAGTTTTAAGAAGCCAATGGAAGAGATCAATACAAGCAAGTCGATCAAGGCACTCTCGGGAGGCCGCTCAACTCTGCAGAATGAAATCATCGGAGATTTGGCAACCGAATTCGGTGCAATACCAGAGGGCACCGAAGACATGCCAATCGATGCATTTTGCTCTGTCATGCAAGAAACATTCCCTGGGAAACTCGGAGCCAAGTCTTTATCATTGGTAGAAAAGATGATATCACAAAGGTTCCCTGGGACATTCCAGAACGGAGACATTCGCCAACACCTGAAGCAGCGATGGGGGTTCAAATCCGGCCGTCAAGACAGCGTGTTGCTCATGATTGCAAATTCACCGCCACAGTCTAGATTACCAAATGATGCCGATGCGAAATCGTTCATCGACAATATAGTGCAGCTTTACATTACCAAAACTGGTCTTATCCTGCCAAGCGAGTCAGCTCCCATGGGTGGCTCTGAAATCCACGAAATGGTTAGCTCGGAGGTCGTCGAGTCCATGGAAAGTAGACAAAAGACGGTCTTGGAGGAGCAGCTCCGACTTTACGCCAGGCTGATTGGAGTTGACCTTTACACTCCTTACTCTACGCAACATGCTCTCTGCCAACGTATTTCCGAGCTGGAAGGCCAACTGGACGAATGGAATGTCGAGCATGGTGAGGAATACGCGTCCGGTATACAGCAAATATTCTCACCGCTCAAGGCACGGCACTACGATTCTTGGTGGAACTGGGCAATGCAGGACCTCTTGGTATTGATATCCATGGTCTCCAAGTATAAAAAGGGCATTGAACCGAGCATTGAGCGCCTGAAAAGTCGCGTGATACAAAAGGCTCATCCAAGGCTAATTTCCACAGTCCGTCATCTCATCTCAGAGGCCTCTGATAGCGATGTCGCTGACATGATGGTCGAGATCCTACCAAATTGTGAGGCATCCATTAACAGGCAGGCCGCAGTTTACCGGAGCTGTCAGTCTATGGCTCCAATGACTGTTATTGAGAGTTCCGGAAAAGTTGTTTACAGCGAGACACCGAGGCCAAAACATGGAGGATCCAAGCATGGAGCCGATCTTGACTCTCATGACCGTCTGCTCAGATTTGGTCGCAAGAGCATCCATGGCTGGGACTATGACGACGAACTTTCTCGCATCCTTCATGACGTGCTAGGCGATGCCACAACCATGGGTCTCTGCTTCTCCGAGCTCAACGTTCTCGTCACGGGAGCAGGGGTCGGTTCAATTGGCTGTGAACTCGTTGCCAAGCTACTCACAGCTGGTGCCCACGTGGTCGTGACCAGCAGTTCCTATTCACCCAAGGTAACAAGGTTCTACCAGGACCTATTCGCCGAGCACGGCGGTAAGGGTTCGAAACTAGTCCTGGCTCCTTGCAATCAAGCCTGCGTCCGTGACGTTGAGGCATTGGTCGAGTTCATATACTCAGAGACTGGTCTAGGAATGGACCTAGACTATGTCGTGCCATTTGCAGCAATTGTGGAAAATGGCAAAAGTTTGGATAGAATCGATTCACGTTGTGAGCTTGCCCACAGGGTAATGCTCACAAACACCCTTCGATTGCTAGGAGAGGTGAAGCAGCAAAAAGAAGTTCGTGGAATTACGACACGACCAGCCCAGGTTGTTCTTCCTCTATCTCCCAATCACGGTTCATTCGGCAGCGATGGCCTTTATGCTGAGTCAAAACTTGGCCTCGAGTCTCTGTTCGCCAAGTTCCATTCTGAGGATTGGTctgagtacttgctcgttTGCGGCGCACTCATCGGCTGGACTCGAGGAACTGGGCTGATGTCTGACAATGACATCGTTTCAGAGGGCATGGAAAAGCTTGGCGTTCGCACCTACTCTCGAGACGAGATGGCATTTAACATTCTGTCGTTGATGCATCCAACGGTTGTATCCTTGTGCATCGATGAGCCACTACTTGCCGACTTGAGCGGCGGCATGGCTCTAGTTGCCGATCTAAAATGCCATACCTCGAGGCTACGAGATTCCATCAATCAGATAAGCGAAGAGAGAAAATCGATGGCTTTGGAGAGCACCAAAGACAGTCCTTTTGTCGAGTTCGAGGCCGATATTGAACCGCAAGCCAATATTGTGTTTGAGTTTCCCCCCCTTCCTGACTGGACGGCAGATATCCAACCACTCACTGAACAGCTTCAAGGCTTGGTTGATCTGGATCGTGTTGCAGTCGTCACTGGTTTTTCGGAAGTTGGACCATGGGGAAATTCGCGAGTTCGATGGGACATGGAAGTTAACGGCACCCTCTCATTAGAGTCGTGTATTGAACTGGCGTGGATCATGGGCCTTGTCAAGGCCCATTCGGGTACTATTGATGGTCATCCATATTCTGGATGGATTGACGCCGCAACCGGTCAACCGATCGAAGATGGCAAAATTCGAGATAAGTACGAGACCTATATGCTCCAACATTCTGGAATTCGATTCGCAGAGCCCAAGCAGGGCTCGCAGTCTTGGACGGACCTAGAGGCGCTTCATGAAGTTGAGATCTTGCGTGATCAAGACCCCATCGACGTCAGCAACGAAACCGCAGGCCAACTGCTGATGGCTCATGGCAACTATGTTCAAATCACAGCCATTGAAGAGACTGGACAGTCCAGGATCGTTCTCAAGAAAGGCGCAAAGATCATGATACCTAAACTTCTGCCAACGCCGCAGACAGTTGCCGGACAGATTCCCACCGGTTGGGAGCCAAGCACTTACGGAGTCCCTGAGGAAATCATCATGCAGGTTGATCCAGTGACACTATATGCCTTGGTTGCCGCCGCTGAAGCCTTTCAATCGGCGGGGATTTCGGATCCTTACGAGCTCTACAACCACCTACATGTCACCGATGTGGCCAACTGTGTTGGTTCTGGGTTTGGAGGCATCTCCAGCATGCGAAAAATCTTCAAGGAGCGTTACCAGGACCAACCAGCCGCAAAAGATGTACTAGCTGAATCATTCATCAGCTCCAGCAGCGCATGGATCAACATGCTGCTTTTGTCTGCTGCTGGAGCCAACAAAACACCCGTAGGTGCATGTGCTACAGCGCTCGAGTCCCTAGACACGGCCTGTGATCTCATACAGGCCGGGAAGGCAAAGGTTTGTCTGGCAGGAGGTTTTGATGATATGCTTAAAGAAATATCCGAAGAGTTTGCCAATCTGAAAGCGACAATGAACGCGGACGAAGATTTGGCAAGGGGCCGGGGGCCCTCTGAGATGAGTCGGCCAGCAACAGCTACGCGCAACGGCTTCATCGAGTCAGAAGGTGCTGGTATTCAGATCATCACATCAGCAAGCGTCGCTCTGAAAATGGGATTGCCAATTTATGGAGTTGTTGCGTTAACACGAACGGCCATGGACAAAGCCAGCAGATCTATACCTGCTCCTGGTCGGGGTCTCTTAGGCGCAGCAATCCAGCACCAGGACAAATATGATTCACCACTCATGAGCATGGAATATCGAAAGAGGTCACTTCGCATGAGGATGCAGCAAGCTTTAGAAATGCGCCAGCTACAACTGTCCTACTTGGAGGTGGAGATTGACCAGCTCAAGCGCGAAGGCCACAAAGTCGATGAGAATGAGTACCGCCAGCAACGTGTAGACAGCATCGAAGGTGACGCTATACGTGACAAGAAGGAAGCGCAGAATTTGTATGGAAATCAATTTTGGATTCACGACAACCGGATTGCACCAATCCGTGGAGCATTGGCAGTTTGGGGCCTGACAGTAGACGACATTGACGTCGTTTCCTTTCACGGAACCTCGACCAAGGCGAACGAAAGAAACGAGGCCGCGGTGATTAATGAGCAATTCAGACATCTCGGAAGAAAGAAGGGTAACGTTGTTCCTGTTGTTTGCCAGAAGGCACTTACTGGTCACCCAAAAGGGGCTGCGGGAGCCTGGATGTTGAACGGCTGCATGCAGCTCATGCACGACGGTAAGATCCCAGGGAATCGCAACGCCGATAATATAGATGCCGCACTAGAGGAGTTCGACTACCTTGTGTTTCCCAACAAGAATATCGATAAGCCCGAAGTCAAGGCTTTCATTACGCAGTCGTTTGGATTTGGTCAGAAGGGGTCAATGGCTATCGGCGTCCACCCAAAGTACCTCTTCGCGAcgatgcagcagcaggagtTCACAGAGTATGAGCAGAAGCGTCGACAACGTGAAAGAATGGCGATACGGAATTTTCACGAACGCATGTCAAACAACAGTGTGTTTCAGGCCAAGGAAACGTCTCCACACGTAGCCGATGATTCGAGCATTCTCTTGGATCCAACAGTGCGAGCTGAGTGCTAG
- a CDS encoding hypothetical protein (related to thioredoxin reductase) — protein sequence MSTPALVGSRLAVRCRRAAGLVALPRSSTSTTANRRTLAVAGALKGGHLPSRQRRKGQMRVHIRTRSKKLRSPAEMRGIVGALLLSFLPRLVDAAPSHCGSRSVPAVELRTDYDVIVVGGGPSGLAALSALGRVRRRALLVDSGEYRNAPTRHMHDVPGFDGIPPALYRWAAMQQISHYETAHAINGTVTHVDAESNKGCSYFTVTMDIRNGTITSKTARKVILGTGLRDLLPDTPGLRESFGQGIYWCPWCDGMEHADQSMGVLGSFEKAVVAVAEIITLNTDVVVLANGTVTNEARAKAEEEFAPNSEAYLGDHGVRVDNRTISRIVRLKHGADEKRSTRPTAPEHDLFRIDFDDGSSIERQVLFANYPSEQQSAVGQQAGVDMRAGRMAVDSNMLTSIPGIYAVGDANSDNSTNVLHALYTGKRAVVHLHVDLERELSGTLRKRSSQSDAEEMRKIWARVNGEPGQPLYAGEYR from the exons ATGTCGACACCTGCTTTGGTCGGAAGCCGTTTGGCAGTCcgatgccggcgagcagCTGGTCTCGTAGCTCTACCGAGAAGCAGCACTAGCACCACAGCCAACCGCCGCACTCTCGCCGTTGCGGGTGCGTTAAAAGGGGGCCATCTCCCGTCACGGCAACGGCGAAAGGGGCAGATGCGTGTGCATATCCGGACAAGGTCGAAGAAGCTTCGTTCGCCAGCAGAGATGCGTGGAATCGTCGGTGCCCTCCTCCTTTCTTTCcttcctcgtctcgtcgatGCTGCTCCCTCGCATTGCGGAAGCAGGAGTGTTCCTGCGGTCGAACTGAGGACGGATTAcgacgtcatcgtcgtcggcggtggtccttccgggctcgccgccctcagcgccctcggccgcgttcgccgtcgagcgctgCTCGTCGATTCGGGCGAATACCGCAACGCGCCGACCCGGCACATGCACGACGTGCCCGGATTTGACG GAATCCCGCCGGCCCTCTACCGCTGGGCGGCGATGCAGCAGATATCCCACTACGAGACGGCCCACGCCAtcaacggcaccgtcacccacgtcgatgccgagtcgAACAAGGGATGTTCCTACTTCACCGTCACCATGGACATCCGAAACGGCACCATCACGTCGAAAACGGCGCGCAAGGTGatcctcggcaccggcttGCGCGACCTTCTCCCCGACACGCCGGGGCTCCGGGAGAGCTTCGGCCAGGGCATCTACTGGTGCCCCTGGTGCGACGGCATGGAGCATGCCGATCAGTCCATGGGTGTGCTCGGCTCCTTCGaaaaggccgtcgtcgccgtggccgagatcATCACGCTCAACacggacgtcgtcgtcctggccaacggcaccgtcaccAACGAAGCTCGAGCGAAAGCCGAAGAGGAGTTTGCTCCAAACTCGGAGGCCTACCTCGGGGACCACGGTGTCCGCGTCGACAACCGCACCATCTCCCGCATCGTGCGGCTCaagcacggcgccgacgagaaaCGGTccacgcggccgacggcgccggagcATGACCTTTTCCGCATCGatttcgacgacggcagcagcatCGAGCGCCAGGTTCTCTTCGCCAACTACCCCAGCGAGCAGCAATCCGCCGTcgggcagcaggccggcgtcgacatgCGCGCCGGCAGGATGGCTGTCGACAGCAACATGCTCACTAGCATCCCCGGCATCTACGCCGTCGGGGACGCCAACTCGGACAACAGCACCAACGTCCTACATGCCCTGTACACGGGCAAGAGGGCCGTCGTTCATCTCCATG TCGATTTGGAAAGGGAGCTGAGCGGCACTCTGAGGAAGCGTTCCTCGCAATCGGATGCCGAGGAGATGCGAAAGATTTGGGCGAGGGTCAACGGCGAGCCCGGCCAGCCGCTATACGCGGGCGAGTACCGATAG
- a CDS encoding GNAT family acetyltransferase, which yields MTSSPSSRPPHSQLSSRFASPATLASAAESSPAGSKDPIMGHHLDGPLGPPVPPGEAVYPPHARVDGKFVSLVPLSTLHAPALYEHLGGEDNMWRWTYMLSAGWADRQACDGSVATWSVSRDPQFYAVVKTANGPAAADEETTGEAVGIMSFLSVVPSHRRIEIGSVILGDAIRASKAGTEAYALMVGTAFALGYLRVEWKANALNERSLRAAKRLGFAFEGVFRKHMVVKGRERDTAYFSITDAEWPRARRGFEAWLDEDNFDGEGRQRRRLEECREASE from the exons atgacctcgtcgccctcctctcGGCCTCCGCACTCACAACTGTCCAGCCGCTTCGCATCCCCTGCCACCCTGGCGTCCGCGGCAGAGTCCTCACCGGCCGGCTCCAAGGACCCTATCATGGGCCACCATCTCGACGGACCTCTCGGACCGCCCGTGCCTCCCGGGGAAGCCGTCTACCCGCCTCACGCCCGCGTCGACGGAAAGTTCGTTTCGCTCGTCCCGCTCTCGACCTTGCACGCACCCGCGCTGTACGAGcatctcggcggcgaggacaacATGTGGCGCTGGACTTATATGCTCTCGGCCGGTTGGGCTGACAGGCAAGCCTGTGACGGCTCGGTGGCCACCTGGAGCGTGTCTCGGGATCCCCAATTCtacgccgtcgtcaagaCGGCCAACGGTCCTGCggccgcggacgaggagacgacgggagaggccgtcggcatcatgTCGTTCCTGAGCGTGGTGCCCTCGCACAGGAGGATCGAGATCGGCTCCGTCATCCTGGGCGACGCCATCCGGGCCAGCAAGGCCGGCACCGAGGCCTACGCCCTGATGGTCGGCACCGCCTTTGCGCTCGGCTACCTGCGCGTCGAGTGGAAGGCGAATGCGTTGAACGAGAGGAGTCTCCGAGCAGCGAAGCGCTTGGGGTTCGCGTTTGAGGGCGTGTTCCG GAAGCACATGGTGGTCAAGGGCCGCGAGAGGGACACGGCCTACTTTAGCATCACGGATGCCGAATGGCCTCGTGCGAGGAGAGGGTTCGAAGCCTGGCTTGACGAGGACAACTTTGACGGAGAGGGGAGGCAGAGGCGGCGGCTGGAGGAGTGCAGAGAGGCCTCCGAGTAA